One genomic segment of Falco peregrinus isolate bFalPer1 chromosome 7, bFalPer1.pri, whole genome shotgun sequence includes these proteins:
- the LOC101919812 gene encoding cytochrome c oxidase assembly protein COX20, mitochondrial — translation MAGEGDSEPRKSFKLLGFLDVKSVPCARESVLYGSLGSLVVGLGHFLATSRVRRSCDFAVGGFICTMLGYWFYCRYNLAQQRIRQRVLKEGMRNKILFEGSSLDPERKQTGNERSDS, via the exons ATGGCGGGCGAGGGCGACTCTGAGCCGAGGAAG tccTTTAAACTCCTAGGATTTCTTGATGTCAAAAGTGTCCCATGTGCACGAGAGTCAGTGCTCTATGGATCCCTGGGATCTTTAGTTGTGGGTCTTGGACATTTTTTAGCAACCA gtagAGTTAGAAGATCTTGTGACTTTGCAGTTGGTGGCTTTATTTGCACAATGTTAGGATACTG GTTTTACTGCAGGTACAATTTGGCCCAACAGAGGATCCGCCAAAGAGTGCTTAaagaaggaatgagaaacaaaattttatttgaaggCAGTTCTCTTgatccagaaagaaaacaaactggcaaTGAAAGAAGTGATTCATAG